A portion of the Lampris incognitus isolate fLamInc1 chromosome 9, fLamInc1.hap2, whole genome shotgun sequence genome contains these proteins:
- the si:ch211-120k19.1 gene encoding mpv17-like protein, translating to MNRAWALFKAHPYVSNVAGYTTLFASADLIQQSVLGVKSEDPKSGESEPLCATSGVDWPQTARVALVGLCFHANFNYHWLRGLERMLPGGGVRRITGKVVLDQLVAAPATISAFFIGLSLLENKKDPFEDWRKKFWTSYKTGVVYWSTMQAVNFALVPPVARTVFAGGITLLWTVFLCHCRQQPDQSHSRDSSQ from the exons ATGAACCGAGCCTGGGCCTTGTTTAAGGCCCACCCATACGTCAGCAACGTGGCGGGATACACAACGCTGTTCGCCTCCGCGGACCTCATCCAACAGAGTGTGCTGGGCGTGAAAAGTGAAGACCCCAAATCGGGGGAGTCTGAGCCGCTCTGTGCCACATCTGGCGTCGACTGGCCTCAGACGGCGAGAGTGGCCCTTGTCGGGCTCTGTTTCCACGCCAACTTCAACTATCACTGGCTGCGGGGGCTTGAGCGGATGCTCCCGGGTGGTGGGGTCAGAAGAATAACAGGGAAAGTCGTACTGGATCAGTTGGTTGCGGCTCCTGCCACCATCAGCGCCTTTTTCATAG GTCTAAGCCTTCTAGAAAACAAAAAGGACCCATTTGAAGATTGGAGGAAGAAATTCTGGACTTCATACAAG acTGGAGTGGTTTATTGGTCTACAATGCAA GCGGTGAACTTTGCCCTGGTGCCGCCTGTGGCCCGGACGGTGTTTGCTGGAGGCATCACCCTACTGTGGACCGTCTTTCTGTGTCATTGCAGACAGCAGCCGGATCAAAGTCACTCAAGAGACTCATCCCAATGA